AGTACATTTGCAGCCCAATCCGGGAAGGTGCTCTGGGCAATATTTCCTACACCAAGTTCAGGCAGTACATCCGAAATATAATCCAGAAACATTCGGTTCGGTGCAAAAATAATCATTTTTTCTGCAGAGACCTGATCTTTGTATTGATACAGCAGAAAGGCTAAACGGTGTAGTGCAACTGTAGTTTTACCACTTCCCGCTACGCCCTGTATGATCAATGCTGTATTTTTGGCGGCCCGGATAATCTTGTCCTGTTCCTCCTGAATGGTCGATACGATATCGCGGAGACGATTATCTTTGTTCTCACCCAGGCGATAGACGAGAAACTCATCTGACACCACAGGTGCGTCACTCTCCCGGTTGTACGTATCTGCGACCCGCTCCAGAATCTGCTTCCGGATCACCACGTTGCGCTTGAGGTATACCAGTCCTTCTATCAGCCCCTCAGGAGCTTCATAGGAGGCAGGCTCCGTACCACCGGTAAACGAATAGAACAGGCTTGCTACCGGTGCGCGCCAGTCGATGACTAGCGGACGGTCGCTTACCTGCTCGCGGTCTACGCCGATTTTGCCTATATAGAGTGCCTTCCGCTGCTTCTCATCATTGCCCTGAAAATCAAGCCGTCCGAAATAAGGCTCCTGCCGAAGCTTGGCAAGATCTTTGCGCTTCTGATCACGGTTCGCTTCTAACACCTGTTCCGTATAATCATGTCCCGTGTACACCGGAGTCTGGTTAAGTTTCTCCAGTAAGGTGTCAATCTCAGTAAGCGCTTGATTCAGCCTGTCTTCTTCCTCTTGATAGGCACTTTGAAAGTTGTCTTCCAATTTCAGTTACCTCCTAAAAGTTTATCGAGCTTAAATTTTCATTCTCCTCATTCCCTCTTCTCACGCAAAAAGGATACCCATTGTAGCATAATCAGCACTAAAATACCAAATCTTTCAAGCAAACATATGACTACAGCACAGCTTGCAAAATAAAGTTAGCTACAAATAAGCCCGCAATCCCATACAGCGCAGGAGGTACTTCCTTGCCCTTGCCCACCGCAAGCTTCACGATCGGATAAGTAATAAATCCAAAAGCCATACCATCTACGATGCTATAGGTGAATGGAATCATGACCATGATTAGGAAAGAAGGAAAGAGCTCTGTTAAATCTCCCAAGTCCATTTCACGCACATTCTGTACCATAAGCCCACCGATTACAATCAAGATCGGAGCGATAGCACTGTCTGGAATGTAGGAGAGCAGAGGGAGGAACAGGAATGTCGCCCCGAACAGCAGCCCTGCCACGAGTGAGGTCAGTCCCGAACGTCCACCTGCAGCAATACCTGCATTAGATTCCGCAGCGGCTACTACAGGACTGCTTCCGAAGAGACCTGCAGCGATATTGGCAATAGAGAGTGCTCGTAAGCTACTCTTGAAGCGCTCAGGACGCCCTGCCATCATAGTCTGTGAGGCGACTAGCCCAATATTTTCAAATACAACAATTAAGAGCAGTAAGAAAACAGCAATCCAGAACACAAGGCTCACTATGCCGCTCCAGTCCATTCCCAGAAATAAGCTTTCATATCCCGTAAATACATGACCGGATGCCTGCTTCTCAGGCGCGTGAGCCGCTCCCAGCAAGTAGGCTAGACCTGTACCAACCAGCATACTGATAAGCAAACCACCGTTGGTCCCACGGATAAACAGTACTAAAGCGAGTAACAAGGTTACACAGGAAGTGATAACTGCTGGATCGCTAAAATGTCCTATAGCAACAAACGTGGTCTGATGCGCAATCACAATCCCGCTTTTTTGCAGTCCTATAAAGGTCAGAAAAAGCCCTATCCCGACTGTAATGGCATGCTGTAGGTTTTGAGGAATCGCCTCACTTAAAATACGATAAAGCGATGTGAAGGCCACGATAGCGAATAACACACCGGTTATTACAACTACAGTAAGTGCCTCTCTCCAACCTAAATTCATTGAATGTACAAGTGTGTATGTGAAAAATGCGTTTATCCCCATCCCTGGTACCACGATGATCGGTGTCTTCCCACCGAAGGCCATCAATAGACAGCCTGTAATGGCAGTCAATAGTGTAGCCACCATTGCTGGTCTAAGCGGCATACCCGCGTCATGAAGAATGGTCGCATTCACCATCACAATGTATACCGAAGCAAAATACGAGAGGATCCCTGCAGCCCACTCCCGTTTCCAGTCATTCTCAGGTGCAAGCCCTACACTATTTCGCCAAAAATTTGATTTCATGTACAAAAACCTCCACTGATATTAAGTTCCGCAGGCGGATTTTACCCGGATAATAAGGCTTATAATCAACGGTTCATCCCGGTTTAACTATTATGCCTATTTGTGGTCTGCATCTTGCAGACCCGCCTGTTAACCACAACAAAAGGGCGTACGCAACTGGATTTCAGCTGGTCGCCCTTTTGGTCCATTTTACTACTACTATCGCTATAATTGAAACAGCTTCAGCTCAGCGATTCACTTACACGCTGACGCCTCCAGCCTCAAGCAAATCACGCACGGCAACACTGACCATGATCAGGCCTGCTACCGGCGGAACGAAGGCGTTACTAGCTGGTGGTTGTTTCGCTTTACGTCGATCCGGCGCATTCTCCGGAACGATCTTATCCGTAACATCCTGACGTGGCTTCATTGGCGGCTCCGTAGAGAAAACCACCTTCACGCCTTTCTTAATTCCTTCCTTACGCAGCTTCTGACGAATGACACGCGCAATAGGGTCATAAGTTGTCTTGGAAATGTCCGCTACCTGGAATCTTGTAGGATCCATTTTGTTGGCAGCGCCCATGCTTGAGATCATTGGAATTCCACGGGACAGACATTCTTTGATTATGTGAACCTTATAAATAATCGTATCCGAAGCATCAAGTACATAATCAGGTTTTAATTTGAACAATTCCTCATAGGTTTCTTCCGTATAGAACATGTTGAGCGCAATCGCTTCGCATTCCGGATTGATCAGCTTCACACGGTCTACCATCAGTTCAGCCTTCTTCTGCCCAACCGTAGTTGTGAGTGCATGAATCTGGCGGTTTACATTGGTGATGTCTACAGTGTCCTTATCTATCAGAATCAGTCTGCCGATGCCGGTACGCGCCAAAGCCTCAACTGCTATACCGCCAACACCGCCGATGCCAAGCACCGCTACCGTGCTGTTCTTCATTATTTCCAGACCTTCCGGTCCGATCGCCAGTTCCGTGCGTGAGAACTGATGTAGCATGAGGTTCAGCCTCCTTCAAAAGCTTTGGCGAAGCAGAAATCTGCCTCGCCCGCTTCGATTAGTTAATTATTCTTTTTCTTTCTTCGGTTTAAGTGCCAGCTTAATGTGCAACTGCTCCAATTGTGAACCATCAACTGGCGAAGGTGCATCCATAAGTAGATCTGTTGCACTTGCCGTTTTCGGGAATGCGATGGTTTCACGCAGATTTGTACGACCGGACAGCAGCATAACTAGACGATCTAAACCGAAAGCGATACCACCGTGTGGAGGTGTACCATATTCGAACGCATCCATCAGGTAGCCGAACTTCTCATAAGCAACCTCTTTCGTAAATCCAAGGGCTTCGAACATTTTCTCCTGTACTTCGCGTTTGTAAATCCGCATGGAGCCTCCGCCTACTTCATAACCGTTCAGAACGATGTCATAAGCTTGTGCACGGATCGCACCTGGATCTGTGTCAAATAGATGCAGATCCTCTTCACGTGGACGAGTGAACGGATGGTGTTCTGCTACATAACGTTTCTGATCTTCGTCATATCCAAGGAGTGGGAAGTCTGTAACCCAAGCGAACTTGAACACGTTATCGTCAATCAGACCGAGCTGACGTCCAATTTTAACACGAAGGGCGCCTAGAACGTCTGCTACAACCTTTTTATTATCAGCGGAGAAGAGGAGAAGGTCGCCTTCTTCAGCGCCTGTACGTTCCTTCACAGCCGCAATTTCTTCTTCGGAGAAGAATTTCACAATCGGCCCTTTGAATTCGCCGTCTTTCACTTGAATCCATGCCAAGCCTTTCGCGCCATAGCGAGCAGCATAAGGTCCAAGGTCATCGATTTCTTTACGAGTCCAAGTGCCACAGCCTTTAGCATTTAGACATTTCACTTCGCCGCCTTTTTCGATTACAGAAGCGAATACCTTAACACCGCTAGTAGCAACAATATCGTTCATTTCTACAAGCTCTAATCCAAAACGCAGATCAGGTTTGTCAGAACCGTATTTGCCCATAGCATCAGCATAAGTCAACCGTTGGAACGGAAGCTCAATATCTGCTCCTACAGTTTCCTTGAACAGACGCTGCATCAGCTTCTCCATCATACCAAGCAATTCATCTTGTGACAGGAATGAAGTCTCAATGTCGACTTGAGTGAATTCAGGCTGACGGTCAGCACGCAAATCTTCATCACGGAAACAACGAGCAATTTGGTAATAGCGCTCAACGCCGCCGACCATCAACAATTGCTTGTAGATTTGTGGAGATTGCGGCAATGCGAAGAATTCGCCTTCATGCACACGGCTTGGTACCAGATAATCACGCGCGCCTTCCGGTGAGCTCTTAGTTAGGATCGGTGTTTCTACGTCGATGAACCCTTCACTGTCAAGGAAATCGCGGAAGATCTTAGAAGCTTTCGAGCGAAGCAGCAAGGTTCTTTGCATCTCTGGACGACGAAGATCCAAATAGCGATATTTGAGACGCAGTGACTCGTCTACTTCCACACCATCTTCGATGAAGAACGGAGGTGTCTTAGCTGCGTTCAGCACTTCAATGTCCGTAATTTGCACTTCAATTTCACCTGTTGGCAGGTTGCGGTTAATGGTTTCCTCATCACGTTTAACAACTTTACCTTTAACAGCCAGGACGTATTCACTACGAACCTTATCAGCAATTTGTAAGGCTTCGCCAGAGTAGTCTGGGTTAAATACAACTTGTACAATACCGCTTCTGTCACGCAGATCAATAAATAATACGCCCCCAAGGTCACGGCGAGTCTGCACCCATCCGTTCAAGGTTACCGTCTGTCCAATATGTTCTGGTGTTAATTGTCCACACTGATGACTTCTTTGCATAATTTATCATTCCCCTTCATGGTTAAAAATACATTTTTAATCTTTCTCTATACAGTCACCATAAGACGTTAGTCAGATGGTCTAAACCAGTGCCTGACCCAGCTCATCCAGCTTCACGGTGCGTTGCTCCCCTGTATTCATCGACTTCACGGTAATTACACCATTCTTCAGCTCATCTTCGCCAAGAATCGCAGTATAACGTGCCGACATACGGTCTGCGGATTTCATCTGTGCCTTCATTTTCCGGCCTAGGTAGTCACGTTCTGCTGAGAACCCTTGGCTGCGCAGAATATATAGCTGCTTAGAGATTTCGATATCAGCTTCCTCACCGAGAGCTACGAAGTACACATCCAGTGGCTTCGCCGTCTCCAGCTCTACCTTCTGATCCTCCAAAATGAGGAGAATTCGTTCAAGTCCAATCCCAAAACCAATACCCGGTTGATCCGGTCCACCAATTTCTTCAACCAAACCGTTGTAACGGCCTCCGCCGCCCACGGTATCAATCGAACCAATACCTGCTGCTTTATATTCAAACGCTGTATGCGTGTAATAATCCAGTCCTCTTACAAGTCGAGGGTTAATGGTGAATTCCACACCCATGATATCAAGGTGCATCTTCACCTTTTCAAAATGAGTCGTGCACTCTTCGTCCAGACTATCCAAAATGGAAGGCGCATCTGTAAATTTATCTTGATCTACCTTACAATCCAGCACGCGAAGCGGATTACGCTCAATACGACGCTGACAGTCACTGCAAAGGGTATCCTTCATTGGTCTTAAGAAACCCAATAATTTCTCCCGATAAGCTGCACGGCTAGGTGCGTTACCGACAGAATTGATTTCCACTCTTACATCCTTAAGGCCAAGATCCTTATAGAATTGATAGCCTAAGGAGACTACTTCCGCATCAATAGCCGGATCCACAGCTCCAAAAGCCTCAATACCAAACTGATGGAATTGACGATATCTACCTGCCTGTGGACGCTCATAACGGAACATAGGTCCGATATAATACAGCTTACTTACATCAGGTTCACCGTAAAGCTTGTTCTGAACATAAGCTCTAACGACACCAGCCGTTCCTTCTGGACGCAGCGCCAGATCACGATCGCCTTTATCCTTGAACGTGTACATCTCGCCTTCTACAATATCCGTTGTTTCGCCTACTCCACGCTCGAATAACCCCGTATACTCGAACATCGGTGTACGGATTTCACGGTAATTGAAACGACGGCATAAATCTCTAGCCTTCCCCTCAATATACTGCCATTTCTCCACAGCTCCCGGAAGCACATCCTGCGTTCCTGTAGGTTTCTCGAATCTTTCTTTAGCCACAGTCTATCCCTCCTAAAAAATACCCCTCTAAATCTGCTCTCTTCATCACTTCATCATGCTAAACAAAACAAAAAATCCCCCGCCCTGTTTATAAAAAACAGGGACGAGGGATTATCATAACCAATAATACACCCGTGGTACCACCCACATTCCGGATCAGAACCATTCTGAATCCGCTCAAAGCGGTTAACGCCCGCCTACGCATAACGGCTACTGATAGCGGCAATATACATTGCCCACTTTCGCCGTACGTTCTCGGGGAGGTCATTCATTCGCTCATCAACAGAATCCTTGCAGCCAAGCAGAAACGATAGATCATCCATTGTACTGGATATCATCTGAATCTACAGGGGATTCCTCTCTGGAGTTGTGGGTCCTCGAATTACTTGTTCCCGTCATCAAAACCATATGATAAAATCGTATATTTTTAAATTCTACTGAACTACTGCGCTAAAGTCAAGGCAGGAAATGCGAAGATGAATAAAAAATTCGACAACTTTCAACTTTTGACCTTTAACTTCAACCGTTACAAAAAAATGACCTGCAGCCAAATGCTGCAGGTCCATCATCATATATTATTAAAAAGGGGGTCATGCCTTTATTATAAACACGCTATATTAAGGAAACATGTATGTAATATTACGATTATATTACATTCATGAAAGCGGTTTATTTTAATAGATTGTTGTTAATCAAATTGCTCTACAAATGCTCCTTTGCCCCGAAGGGTCTCCACAACCTCATTATAATTCTCTTCTGCAACACTTAGGTCCATCACATAACGAAGTTCACTTAAATCCCCATCTTCGAGCTCTCCATCTGCTACATCCGCACTAACCTGGTCTTCATCCACGCTATAATGGGTCTCAGGCTCATCACGCGTTTCGGAGGCGGCAACACCTGGGGCCAACATAGCTCCAGCTGCCGGAGTGCTACCCGTTCCAAGCGTCCCTACTGTACCTGCGGCTAACGTCGTATTACTAAACGGAGCTATCGGAAACAGAATTCTACGATCTTCCCCAATAGGGTCCGTGAGTGGCCATACCTCCAAGCCATCTACCTTGTAACTAATCAATGCTATTTTAGCACCTTCTGCTTCATTTTCCGTTCTAAAATATGCTTGGATTTTTCTGGTCATTACCATTACCTCCTTTAGATTATAAGACTCAGTGTTATAAATTGCTATTGCAGGACCTTCAATATTTCACGAACGAAGGCAGGCTCATCTTTCGGGGTACGCGAAGTAATGTAATTACGATCAACTACCACTTCTTCATCTTTAAACTCCGCACCAGCGTTCACAACATCATCTTTCAACGGAGGATAACAGGTGATGGTACGTCCTTTAAGCAAGTCTGCACTGATCAGAATTTGGGGTCCGTGGCAAATAGAAGCGATAGGCTTACCAGCTTCGTTTGCTTCTTTCACAAACTTCAAAATATCTGCATTTTGCCGTAAATTTTCTGGGGAAGAACCTCCAGGAATTACTATCGCGTCATAACTACCTGCTTGAACGTCAGCTATAGCTTTATCGGTTGCGTAGGAGACTTCCTTCTTTTTGCCTAGTAAGGTCTCACCCTTCTTTAAACCAATAATGTCAGCTTGATGTCCTGCCTTTATAACTTCATCGTAAGGGACCTTCATCTCAGAATCTTCAAAATCATTAGCTAGTAAAAATGCAACATTACTCATGTGATAAGTTCTCCTCTCTGCTTGTGCAAATGAATAGGTACTTATTTATCTTTCTTGTCGTCTATTACCCTTCTCACAATGATTTCTAACCTCTAATCAGAAAATATCCCCGGTTAACCGCATCAAAAAGCCGCCTCCACCACCCATTTCAGGTACGCGGTAAGAGATTACGGCTTCTTCCTTTGATCACTTGAGATTCAATATCATCTTCCGTCTTTTTGGCTAATGCATAGGCTTCTACAGGACTCCCTGTCGCTAGTGCCGGGATACTTCTCCATACCCATGCCTTCTGTGAATGTCTCATTACTAAGCTCCTTGCATCGTGCGAGATAACTGTCTACCTTTAGTTTATCCAGCTCCAAGAGGCTCTATCCGCGCAAGTATCTTACTCACAGCTCATCCACAATAAAAAAAGATGTCGAAAGTTAGCTCCGCTAGAAGCAATTTTCGACATCTTTTTTTTCATTAACTGCGGCTATCTAAAATGAGAGTAACCGGGCCCCAATTGGTCAGCGACACATCCATCATCGCTCCAAAAATACCCGTCTCCACTTGAAGGCCTCCAGCTCTAAGCTCTTGGTTAAAGTAATCATAAAGTCGTTCGGCCTCCGCGGGAGCTGCTGCTCCCATGAAATTCGGCCGTCTCCCCTTACGACAATCCCCGTATAAAGTAAACTGGGATACTGAAAGAATTGCTCCCTCAGTCTCTGTGACACTGTAGTTCATTTTACCAGCATCATCTTCAAAAATTCGTAGTCCTGCTATTTTATCCGCCAAATATTTGGCATCCTTTTCTGTATCCTCATGCGTAACGCCAACTAGCAGCATTAAGCCTTTGCCAATTTCTCCGGTCACTGCCTTATCCACGGTTACTTTGGCGTCCTTACAACGCTGTACTACAACTCTCATCGTACTACTCCGCTCCTTGCCCTATTGCATGATCCGATTCACTGTATATACATCCTTGACTCGTTTCACTTTATCTACAACGGATTGCAGATGTTCCGTGTTACGAATGAGAATGGTCATATGAATCATTGCCATTTTATTCTTGTCAGAGC
This genomic stretch from Paenibacillus sp. FSL H7-0737 harbors:
- a CDS encoding tRNA threonylcarbamoyladenosine dehydratase; this encodes MLHQFSRTELAIGPEGLEIMKNSTVAVLGIGGVGGIAVEALARTGIGRLILIDKDTVDITNVNRQIHALTTTVGQKKAELMVDRVKLINPECEAIALNMFYTEETYEELFKLKPDYVLDASDTIIYKVHIIKECLSRGIPMISSMGAANKMDPTRFQVADISKTTYDPIARVIRQKLRKEGIKKGVKVVFSTEPPMKPRQDVTDKIVPENAPDRRKAKQPPASNAFVPPVAGLIMVSVAVRDLLEAGGVSV
- the hisS gene encoding histidine--tRNA ligase → MAKERFEKPTGTQDVLPGAVEKWQYIEGKARDLCRRFNYREIRTPMFEYTGLFERGVGETTDIVEGEMYTFKDKGDRDLALRPEGTAGVVRAYVQNKLYGEPDVSKLYYIGPMFRYERPQAGRYRQFHQFGIEAFGAVDPAIDAEVVSLGYQFYKDLGLKDVRVEINSVGNAPSRAAYREKLLGFLRPMKDTLCSDCQRRIERNPLRVLDCKVDQDKFTDAPSILDSLDEECTTHFEKVKMHLDIMGVEFTINPRLVRGLDYYTHTAFEYKAAGIGSIDTVGGGGRYNGLVEEIGGPDQPGIGFGIGLERILLILEDQKVELETAKPLDVYFVALGEEADIEISKQLYILRSQGFSAERDYLGRKMKAQMKSADRMSARYTAILGEDELKNGVITVKSMNTGEQRTVKLDELGQALV
- a CDS encoding type 1 glutamine amidotransferase domain-containing protein, which produces MSNVAFLLANDFEDSEMKVPYDEVIKAGHQADIIGLKKGETLLGKKKEVSYATDKAIADVQAGSYDAIVIPGGSSPENLRQNADILKFVKEANEAGKPIASICHGPQILISADLLKGRTITCYPPLKDDVVNAGAEFKDEEVVVDRNYITSRTPKDEPAFVREILKVLQ
- the aspS gene encoding aspartate--tRNA ligase, which produces MQRSHQCGQLTPEHIGQTVTLNGWVQTRRDLGGVLFIDLRDRSGIVQVVFNPDYSGEALQIADKVRSEYVLAVKGKVVKRDEETINRNLPTGEIEVQITDIEVLNAAKTPPFFIEDGVEVDESLRLKYRYLDLRRPEMQRTLLLRSKASKIFRDFLDSEGFIDVETPILTKSSPEGARDYLVPSRVHEGEFFALPQSPQIYKQLLMVGGVERYYQIARCFRDEDLRADRQPEFTQVDIETSFLSQDELLGMMEKLMQRLFKETVGADIELPFQRLTYADAMGKYGSDKPDLRFGLELVEMNDIVATSGVKVFASVIEKGGEVKCLNAKGCGTWTRKEIDDLGPYAARYGAKGLAWIQVKDGEFKGPIVKFFSEEEIAAVKERTGAEEGDLLLFSADNKKVVADVLGALRVKIGRQLGLIDDNVFKFAWVTDFPLLGYDEDQKRYVAEHHPFTRPREEDLHLFDTDPGAIRAQAYDIVLNGYEVGGGSMRIYKREVQEKMFEALGFTKEVAYEKFGYLMDAFEYGTPPHGGIAFGLDRLVMLLSGRTNLRETIAFPKTASATDLLMDAPSPVDGSQLEQLHIKLALKPKKEKE
- a CDS encoding NCS2 family permease; the protein is MKSNFWRNSVGLAPENDWKREWAAGILSYFASVYIVMVNATILHDAGMPLRPAMVATLLTAITGCLLMAFGGKTPIIVVPGMGINAFFTYTLVHSMNLGWREALTVVVITGVLFAIVAFTSLYRILSEAIPQNLQHAITVGIGLFLTFIGLQKSGIVIAHQTTFVAIGHFSDPAVITSCVTLLLALVLFIRGTNGGLLISMLVGTGLAYLLGAAHAPEKQASGHVFTGYESLFLGMDWSGIVSLVFWIAVFLLLLIVVFENIGLVASQTMMAGRPERFKSSLRALSIANIAAGLFGSSPVVAAAESNAGIAAGGRSGLTSLVAGLLFGATFLFLPLLSYIPDSAIAPILIVIGGLMVQNVREMDLGDLTELFPSFLIMVMIPFTYSIVDGMAFGFITYPIVKLAVGKGKEVPPALYGIAGLFVANFILQAVL
- the dtd gene encoding D-aminoacyl-tRNA deacylase, which gives rise to MRVVVQRCKDAKVTVDKAVTGEIGKGLMLLVGVTHEDTEKDAKYLADKIAGLRIFEDDAGKMNYSVTETEGAILSVSQFTLYGDCRKGRRPNFMGAAAPAEAERLYDYFNQELRAGGLQVETGIFGAMMDVSLTNWGPVTLILDSRS